The Podospora pseudocomata strain CBS 415.72m chromosome 1 map unlocalized CBS415.72m_1, whole genome shotgun sequence genome has a segment encoding these proteins:
- a CDS encoding uncharacterized protein (COG:A; EggNog:ENOG503NUBU), whose translation MSDRDNKNDQTTSNEVVDSFATGDLAAAVPDLNGDGETKPKPKPAKKVYSEAGSQWTQQVPYNYNEFGDEGHHDWEHNAAVYEFDGEIGDVGPEHPALEIQLFGEPETRKKQGVDFSNIAELEVYQEGPARVDPIASFETAGLHPAMLNNVKLAGYETPTPIQRYCLPAIKMGYDVVAVAQTGSGKTAAYLIPILNQLMGKAKKLAATRPNPAAFREGVDQAVRAEPLVVIVCPSRELAVQVFTEARKFCYRTMLRPCVIYGGGPSSEQRAQLQKGCDVLIASPGRLIDFMDDTRLLTLRRVRYMVLDEADEMLHDDWKGDFDTIMSGGEIEEGNVRYMLFSATFPKQFRDLAKNHLAETHVRLRVGRAGSTHRNIKQVVYETAPFNKKSALIDLLESLPPTRTIIFVNSKRTADELDDFLYNLKFPCTSMHADRTQKEREAALRGFRSGLAPILITTGVTARGIDVRNVMHVINYDLPSMDYGGIEEYTHRIGRTGRIGHRGMASSFFTERDEPIASVLTRTLLETSQEIPDFLAGYIPEDVAHLRFEADSDFDETENAADNFGGDANDGGDGGDDPWGAGDAAPVAQPVAEKDSGW comes from the exons atgtcTGATAGGGACAACAAGAACGACCAGACGACCTCCAACGAGGTAGTCGACTCCTTCGCCACGGGCGatcttgccgccgccgtccccgACCTTAATGGTGACGGCGagaccaagcccaagcccaagcccgcaAAAAAGGTCTACAGCGAGGCCGGCTCTCAGTGGACCCAGCAGGTCCCTTACAACTACAAcgagtttggtgatgagggtcACCACGACTGGGAGCACAATGCTGCCGTCTACGAGTTCGACGGCGAGATTGGTGATGTTGGCCCTGAGCATCCTGCTCTCGAGATCCAGCTTTTCGGTGAGCCAGAGACTCGCAAGAAGCAGGGCGTCGACTTTTCCAA CATTGCTGAACTCGAGGTCTACCAGGAGGGCCCTGCTCGCGTCGACCCCATTGCCAGCTTTGAGACTGCTGGCCTCCATCCTGCTATGCTGAACAACGTTAAGCTTGCTGGTTATGAGACCCCGACTCCCATTCAGCGTTACTGCCTGCCTGCCATCAAGATGGGCTATGACGTGGTCGCTGTCGCCCAGACAG GTTCCGGCAAGACTGCCGCCTATCTGATTCCCATCCTGAATCAGTTGATgggcaaggccaagaagctggccgCTACGCGTCCCAATCCCGCCGCCTTCCGCGAGGGTGTCGACCAGGCTGTCCGCGCTGAGCCCCTCGTTGTCATCGTCTGCCCCAGCCGTGAGCTGGCTGTTCAAGTCTTCACCGAAGCCCGGAAGTTTTGCTACCGCACCATGCTTCGCCCTTGCGTCATTTACGGTGGCGGTCCTTCCAGTGAGCAGCGCGCCCAGCTCCAAAAGGGCTGCGACGTTCTCATTGCGTCTCCCGGTCGTTTGATCGACTTCATGGACGATACCAGACTCTTGACCCTCCGCCGTGTTCGTTACATGGTCCTTGACGAGGCTGATGAGATGCTTCACGATGACTGGAAGGGTGACTTCGACACGATCATGTCTGGTGGCG AGAtcgaggaggggaatgtgAGATACATGTTGTTCTCGGCCACTTTCCCCAAGCAATTCCGGGACTTGGCCAAGAACCATCTGGCCGAGACTCATGTCCGTCTGCGCGTCGGTCGTGCCGGTAGCACCCACCGGAACATCAAGCAGGTGGTTTACGAGACGGCTCCTTTCAATAAGAAGTCGGCTCTCATCGATCTTTTGGAGTCTTTGCCTCCCACTCGCACCATCATTTTCGTCAACAGCAAGCGGACTGCTGACGAGTTGGATGACTTCCTCTACAATTTGAAGTTTCCCTGCACATCGATGCACGCCGACCGCACCCAAAAGGAGCGTGAGGCTGCATTGCGTGGTTTCCGCAGCGGGTTGGCTCCCATTCTGATCACCACTGGTGTCACTGCTCGTGGCATCGACGTGCGCAATGTCATGCACGTCATCAATTACGATCTCCCCTCGATGGACTACGGTGGCATTGAGGAGTACACTCATCGCATCG GTCGCACTGGTCGAATCGGCCATCGTGGCATGGCCTCGTCTTTCTTCACCGAGCGCGATGAGCCCATTGCCTCCGTGCTTACCCGTACCCTTCTCGAGACCAGCCAGGAGATCCCGGATTTCTTGGCTGGCTACATCCCGGAGGATGTCGCCCATCTCCGATTCGAAGCTGATTCAGACTTTGATGAGACCGAAAACGCAGCGGACAACTTTGGCGGTGATGCCaacgatggtggtgatggcggtgacgACCCCTGGGgcgctggtgatgctgctcCGGTTGCCCAGCCGGTCGCCGAGAAGGATTCTGGTTGGTAA
- a CDS encoding uncharacterized protein (BUSCO:EOG092624UF; EggNog:ENOG503NW00; COG:P): MGAKARRAKSPTTRSGSPGSGKAKTSSTMNTTEVMRRNIPQSQDSSSEAAAASLMARESFSLDNDPSPKDRDGSSHGFFDLPRQDRRNFGLLVLLYFLQGIPLGLATGSVPFLLKNHMSYGEIGIFSLASYPYSLKLFWSPVVDAVWSPKVGRRKSWILPIQLLSGIGMLWLGSEVEALMATTGKPGGPTVWGFTGWWFFLVLMCATQDIAVDGWALTLLSPANISYASTAQTVGLTAGQFMSYTVFLAFNSPDFANRWIRPIPLDHGVMSLGGYLTFWGWSYILVTLGLFLFKREERTKNEDGIFDVYSSMWKILNLKNIQTIIVVHLIAKIGFQANDAVTSLKLLDKGFGTSNMALTVLIDFPFEIGLGYYAGKWSQQFTPMRLWSWGFAGRLVAALVAQFTVSVFPASGTVTPTYLLMVILQHVFSTFTNTIMFVAVSAFHAKIADPTIGGTYMTLLATVCNLGGTFPRFFILRLVDYFTSATCLPNNLDNLTAAQREKIALAGAPLIKEPFSCAVQADKETCLAGGGICEMQRDGYHVVNILCVAIGVVTFVLYIRPKVLQLQALPLRAWRLASGSPVKH, translated from the coding sequence ATGGGTGCCAAAGCCCGGCGCGCCAAATCGCCGACGACTCGAAGCGGCTCCCCCGGGTCAGGCAAGGCGAAGACCTCCTCCACGATGAACACAACCGAAGTGATGCGTCGCAACATCCCCCAATCCCAAGACTCGTCCTCcgaagctgccgccgccagcctcaTGGCCCGCGAATCCTTCTCCCTCGACAACGACCCGTCGCCGAAAGACCGCGACGGGAGCAGCCATGGCTTCTTTGATCTGCCGAGACAAGACAGGAGGAACTTTggtctcctcgtcctcctaTACTTCCTCCAGGGCATCCCCCTCGGCCTGGCCACCGGCTCCGTCCCGTTCCTCCTCAAGAACCACATGTCCTACGGCGAAATCGGCATCTTCAGCTTGGCCTCCTACCCCTATTCCCTCAAGCTCTTCTGGTCCCCCGTCGTCGACGCAGTCTGGTCCCCCAAGGTCGGCCGCCGCAAGTCATGgatcctccccatccagctcctctcAGGCATCGGCATGCTCTGGCTCGGCTCTGAAGTGGAAGCCCTCATGGCAACAACAGGCAAACCCGGCGGCCCAACAGTCTGGGGCTTTACAGGATGGTGGttcttcctcgtcctgaTGTGCGCGACTCAAGACATCGCCGTCGACGGCTGggccctcaccctcctttCCCCAGCCAACATCTCCtacgcctccaccgcccaaaCCGTCGGCCTGACCGCCGGCCAGTTCATGTCCTACACCGTCTTCCTGGCGTTCAACTCGCCTGACTTTGCCAACCGCTGGATccgccccatccccctcgacCACGGAGTCATGTCTCTCGGAGGCTACCTAACCTTCTGGGGCTGGTCTTACATCCTCGTCACCCTgggcctcttcctcttcaaacGAGAAGAGCGCACGAAGAACGAAGACGGCATATTCGACGTTTACTCCTCCATGTGGAAGATCCTCAACCTGAAAAACATTCAGACCATCATTGTCGTCCACCTCATTGCCAAAATCGGCTTCCAGGCCAACGACGccgtcacctccctcaagcTCTTGGACAAGGGGTTCGGCACAAGCAACATGGCCCTCACCGTCCTCATCGACTTCCCCTTTGAGATCGGCCTCGGATACTACGCAGGGAAGTGGTCCCAGCAGTTCACCCCCATGCGCCTCTGGTCCTGGGGCTTCGCCGGCCGCCTCGTCGCCGCCCTCGTGGCACAGTTCACCGTTTCGGTGTTTCCCGCCTCTGGCACCGTCACCCCGACTTACCTCCTCATGGTCATCCTCCAACACGTCTTTTCCACATTCACAAACACAATCATGTTCGTCGCCGTCTCGGCCTTCCACGCCAAGATTGCCGACCCGACCATTGGCGGCACGTACATGACTCTGCTGGCAACGGTCTGCAACCTGGGCGGGACCTTTCCCAGGTTCTTCATCCTCAGGCTGGTAGATTACTTCACCAGCGCCACTTGTCTGCCGAATAACCTGGACAACTTGACCGCCGCCCAGCGGGAGAAAATTGCCTTGGCGGGTGCGCCCCTGATCAAGGAGCCGTTCTCATGTGCTGTTCAGGCGGACAAGGAGACGTGTCTGGCCGGAGGGGGGATATGCGAGATGCAGAGGGATGGGTACCATGTTGTCAACATTTTGTGCGTCGCGATAGGCGTCGTCACGTTTGTGCTGTACATCAGACCCAAGGTCTTGCAGCTGCAGGCCCTGCCGTTGAGGGCTTGGAGGTTGGCTTCAGGGTCGCCAGTAAAACACTGA
- a CDS encoding uncharacterized protein (EggNog:ENOG503P2GB; COG:S) — MSSPLRTSPQPPTLDDEISALQSKITTLKSALALQASTLLTSPSTLALLSSDPKLASQSSLHQSHHLQTLYRTCATLTLFRAQDPDPNAVDAGSILGLRIEVVSRAKFLRPYYVLFNRPWASSSSLPGPQRKWLRVHRHTVPSCIPLSGLAARYLPSPDKDDTRRKQDLGKFARGVRREVVRYHARLGTVADLRKAAGLGRGGDGGDKSGLVDISPADAEVRHVSVEWGDGRTGRLVIGDDGEVEKLVVVGENGRDREAGRELLGGLGLAGTVKAEEVVRRLAGTGGA; from the exons ATGTCCTCCCCACTACGAAcctcacctcaacctccaaccctcGACGATGAGATATCCGCCCTTCAATCCAAGA TCACAACCCTCAAatccgccctcgccctccaagcctccaccctcctcaccagcccctccaccctcgccctcctgtcATCCGACCCAAAACTCGCCTCCCaatcctccctccaccaatcccatcacctccaaaccctctACCGCACCTGcgcaaccctcaccctctttcGCGCTCAGGACCCCGACCCCAACGCCGTCGACGCTGGCTCCATCCTCGGTCTGAGGATAGAAGTTGTTTCGAGAGCTAAATTTCTCAGGCCGTATTATGTCCTTTTCAACCGCCCCTGggcgtcttcctcatccctcccagGGCCGCAGAGGAAATGGCTCAGGGTGCACAGACATACTGTGCCAAGCTGTATCCCCCTGTCTGGGTTAGCAGCGAGATACCTCCCCTCGCCGGATAAGGATGATACAAGGAGGAAGCAAGATCTGGGAAAATTTGCCAGGGGAgtgaggagagaggtggtgaggtatCATGCCAGGTTGGGGACAGTGGCCGATTTGAGGAAGGCTGCTGGGTTAGGtaggggaggggatggtggggataaGAGTGGACTGGTGGATATCAGTCCGGCGGATGCAGAGGTTAGGCATGTGAGCGTTGAGTGGGGGGAcgggaggacggggaggttggtgattggggatgatggggaggtggaaaagttggtggtggtgggggagaatgggagggacagggaggcggggagggagttgcttggggggctggggctggcggggacggtgaaggcggaggaggttgtgaggaggttggcggggacggggggTGCCTGA
- a CDS encoding uncharacterized protein (EggNog:ENOG503PN92; COG:S), with product MMYTTLHSKTTVVTLLTLAAHVAAHGDEYHDEAPSFSLGGPVDNPFVGKWTTSTVWATTTRTITSCPPVNPDCPAHSTVLTTVTIPVSTTICPVTETEAPPPPPPPTTVVPPPPPPPPSTVTATTPTHAPPPPPPPPPPPPPVTETPAPPPPPPPPVTETPAPPPPPPPPPPVTTPAPPPPTTIGTIIPPPITTTTGRPVTAGAATMQKAGGALAVIAVAAALL from the exons ATGATGTACACCACACTACACAGCAA GACCACAGTCGTCACCCTTCTCACTCTGGCTGCCCATGTGGCGGCCCACGGGGATGAATATCACGACGAGGCaccttctttctctctcggTGGCCCCGTTGACAACCCGTTCGTGGGCAAGTGGACCACCAGCACCGTCTGggcgaccaccacccgcACCATCACCTCTTGCCCACCAGTCAACCCCGACTGCCCGGCTCACTCGACGGTTCTCACCACTGTTACCATTCCTGTCAGCACAACCATCTGCCCCGTGACGGAGACCGaggctcctccccctcctccacctcccacgaCCGTGgtgccccctcctcctccacctcccccttcgaCAGTCACGGCTACCACGCCCACAcacgcccctccccccccgcctcctcccccgcccccgcctcctccggtGACCGAGACCccggcccctcccccgccgcctcctcctccggtcACCGaaaccccagctcctccccctcctcctcctcctcctcccccggtcACCACCccggcccctcctcctcctaccaCCATCGGAACCATCATCCCACCTCCtatcacaaccacaaccggAAGGCCAGTTACCGCCGGAGCTGCAACCATGCAGAAGGCAGGCGGAGCCCTGGCTGtcatcgccgtcgccgctGCCCTCCTTTAA
- a CDS encoding uncharacterized protein (COG:S; EggNog:ENOG503NU4Z) — translation MAPAVDAASRKRVLRVIFVSLLLDLLSFTFILPLFPKLLEFYRNAEAPLDASAPASKTLLSGVLGYLNAYKAAFARPIESRYDIVLLGGALGSLFSLLQAFASPIIGHLSDRHGRRTALLASMAGNILSVLLWVVAVDFRTFLASRVVGGLSEGNIQIATAIATDISDDTSRGSTMALIGACFSIAFTFGPALGAYLSTVPTVAANPFATAASFSLFLIVTETVYLWFSLPETLPKLTGTDKKSTKSEAKPIRRTNSHFLLNFIHFTFLLFFSGMEFSLPFMTYDLFGYSSASNGRLLGYVGLVASLLQGGVTRRLPPLLSVKTGVLACLAAFAMLGRITTVGGLYLAATCLATTSATVVSGLNALSSFEASEDERGRKLGVMRSWGQLGRGLGPILFTSVYWWAGRGTAYTLGATGIAVVSALVLFGLKTPPGSVKAKTKTSSKVEKSEL, via the exons ATGGCACCAGCCGTAGATGCCGCGTCCCGCAAAAGGGTTTTGAGGGTCATCTTTGTTTCCCTGCTGTTAGACTTG CTCTCATTTACCTTCATCCTGCCCCTGTTCCCGAAACTGCTCGAGTTCTACCGCAACGCTGAGGCGCCGCTCGATGCTTCCGCCCCGGCATCCAAGACTCTGCTTTCCGGCGTGTTGGGCTACCTCAATGCGTACAAGGCCGCCTTTGCGCGTCCGATTGAGTCCCGATATGATATTGTGCTGCTGGGTGGGGCTCTGGGAAGCTTGTTCTC TCTTCTCCAAGCTTTTGCCTCCCCCATCATTGGTCACCTATCTGATCGCCATGGCCGGCGCACTGCTCTTCTCGCCAGCATGGCAGGCAACATTCTCTCTGTCCTTCtttgggttgttgctgtcgacTTCCGaaccttcctcgcctcccgaGTTGTAGGCGGTCTCTCCGAAGGCAACATCCAGATCGCTACCGCCATTGCAACCGACATCTCCGATGACACCTCCCGCGGCTCCACCATGGCCCTCATCGGCGCATGCTTCTCTATTGCCTTCACCTTCGGTCCGGCTCTGGGTGCTTACCTCTCTACGGTTCCCACCGTGGCAGCCAACCCTTTCGCTACTGCTGCCTCGTTCTCGCTCTTCCTCATCGTTACCGAGACCGTCTACCTCTGGTTCTCTCTTCCCGAGACCCTCCCCAAGTTGACCGGCACAGACAAGAAGAGCACCAAGTCGGAGGCCAAGCCGATTCGGAGAACCAACTCTCACTTTCTCCTCAACTTTATCCACTTCACTTTCTTGCTGTTCTTCTCCGGCATGGAATTCTCTCTGCCCTTCATGACGTATGATCTGTTTGGATATTCCTCGGCCAGTAATGGTCGCCTGCTTGGCTATGTTGGTCTTGTTGCCTCTCTCCTCCAGGGAGGTGTCACTCGCCGTCTTCCACCGCTCCTCTCGGTCAAGACTGGCGTGTTGGCTTGCCTTGCTGCCTTTGCCATGCTCGGTcgcatcaccaccgtcggTGGTCTGTATCTGGCTGCGACATGCCTCGCTACCACTTCGGCTACTGTTGTTTCTGGCCTGAACGCCCTGAGCAGTTTCGAGGCGAGCGAGGATGAACGCGGCAGGAAGCTGGGTGTTATGAGAAGTTGGGGCCAGCTCGGAAGGGGCCTGGGGCCAATTTTGTTCACCAGTGTGTACTGGTGGGCCGGGAGAGGCACAGCCTACACCCTCGGTGCGACGGGCATTGCGGTGGTAAGTGCTCTGGTGTTGTTCGGGTTGAAGACGCCACCTGGGTCGGTGaaggccaagaccaagacctCGTCGAAGGTGGAGAAGAGTGAGCTTTAG
- a CDS encoding uncharacterized protein (EggNog:ENOG503NWAS; COG:J) has translation MSDSGSLRGAYTPGRTATAYRKPKKHHFGRASSAIKMAACSISRVVNHLLIQLVAFAWLSESPAWALSNAFDVREASIDSVHNALFTQITTCREIVSAFIARVEEFNPTVNAIISLNPEALSIANKLDERIAAGNVTGSLFCIPVVLKDNYDAVGTNTTGACFDLANSKPLEDAPTVTALRNAGAVILGKANLHEMALEGLTVSSLGGQTVNPYDKTRTPGGSSGGTGAAVASNFAIFGTGTDTVNSLRSPANAGSLFSFRPTRGLISRAGVIPVSFTQDTVGAIARNPKDLAVALTVMASVGFDPNDNVTALVPPEVRGRDYSASLYGGSLTGRRFGFLDGFLNHTASAETTPVNDVMADMVEKLKGAGATVVNITESIYNTVTLAALDVQIYEFKEVLDAYLARPRLGGSPRPDSFAELYNSGRFLVIPGQSGMIRSSLVSSTANTAYLDSLRKIQDLTQALDATFARNNLDALIYPQQKNLVVKIGSPSQSGRNGILAALTGRPVVHVPAGFSPPSEDAPIGVPIGMEILGRPFSEGLLLNIANHIAEKFPVRKMPPFANGTVEARAYESVPVIRPDTGNIPGVYPIGVF, from the exons ATGAGTGACTCTGGATCACTGCGGGGCGCTTACACACCTGGACGGACAGCCACCGCATATCGCAAACCTAAGAAGCACCATTTTGGACGGGCAAGTTCAGCCATAAAG ATGGCAGCCTGTTCCATATCACGAGTCGTGAACCATCTTCTGATCCAACTCGTAGCCTTTGCTTGGCTTTCTGAGTCCCCTGCATGGGCGCTCAGCAATGCGTTTGATGTCCGAGAAGCTAGTATCGACAGTGTGCACAATGCCTTGTTCACCCAAATCACTACCTGCAGAGAGATTGTCTCGGCGTTCATCGCGCGTGTCGAGGAGTTCAACCCAACTGTCAATGCCATCATCTCGCTGAACCCAGAGGCGTTGTCGATCGCGAACAAGCTGGACGAGCGGATTGCCGCCGGCAACGTCACGGGCTCGCTTTTTTGCATCCCAGTGGTGCTCAAGGATAACTACGATGCTGTCGGGACGAACACAACGGGGGCTTGCTTTGACCTTGCCAACAGCAAGCCGTTGGAGGATGCCCCGACCGTCACAGCTCTGAGAAACGCCGGTGCTGTCATTCTCGGCAAGGCAAACCTCCACGAAATGGCTCTTGAGGGCTTGACCGTCTCGTCTCTGGGCGGCCAGACCGTCAACCCGTACGACAAGACTCGGACGCCAGGAGGAAGCAGTGGGGGGACTGGAGCAGCGGTGGCCTCCAACTTCGCCATCTTTGGCACGGGGACTGACACGGTAAACTCGCTGAGAAGTCCTGCCAATGCGGGCTCGTTGTTTAGTTTTCGCCCTACGAGGGGCCTGATTTCTCGTGCCGGAGTGATCCCCGTCAGCTTCACACAGGACACTGTCGGCGCGATTGCTCGCAATCCGAAGGATCTGGCTGTGGCGCTGACTGTTATGGCAAGTGTGGGATTTGACCCCAATGATAACGTCACGGCCTTGGTCCCGCCAGAGGTGCGGGGCAGGGACTATTCAGCCTCGTTGTATGGTGGTAGTCTGACGGGTCGACGGTTCGGTTTTCTAGACGGCTTCTTGAACCATACCGCCTCTGCCGAGACGACTCCGGTCAACGATGTCATGGCTGACATGGTAGAAAAGCTGAAAGGAGCCGGTGCCACAGTTGTCAACATCACCGAATCCATCTACAACACTGTCACCCTTGCAGCCCTCGACGTCCAAATCTACGAGTTCAAGGAGGTCCTCGACGCCTACCTCGCCCGGCCACGACTCGGCGGCTCCCCTCGCCCAGACAGCTTCGCCGAGCTGTACAACAGCGGCAGATTCCTCGTCATCCCGGGCCAGTCAGGCATGATTCGATCCTCCCTtgtctcctccaccgctAACACAGCCTATCTCGACTCCCTCCGCAAAATCCAGGACCTCACCCAAGCATTGGACGCAACCTTTGCCAGGAACAACCTCGACGCGTTGATCTATCCCCAGCAAAAAAACCTCGTTGTCAAGATTGGCTCCCCGTCCCAGAGCGGGAGGAATGGGATTCTGGCCGCGTTGACTGGGCGGCCGGTGGTTCACGTACCGGCGGGCTTCTCGCCTCCGTCGGAAGACGCGCCGATTGGTGTGCCGATAGGGATGGAGATACTGGGGAGGCCGTTTTcggaggggttgctgctgaatATCGCGAACCATATTGCTGAGAAGTTTCCTGTGAGGAAGATGCCGCCGTTTGCTaatgggacggtggaggcgagggcgTATGAGAGTGTGCCGGTTATCAGGCCGGATACGGGGAATATTCCGGGGGTGTATCCTATTGGGGTGTTTTGA